The Nerophis lumbriciformis linkage group LG07, RoL_Nlum_v2.1, whole genome shotgun sequence genome window below encodes:
- the thtpa gene encoding thiamine-triphosphatase isoform X1 — MSIEVERKFLCSADTLKILQEIGVCACQRQFHDQYFDTPQFHLTLRDVWLRKRKGCWELKCPVARVTGAEETQSEASALCSRYKEITNLRDIKMKLMEVLKDICKDVTSLEQTSCCVTESCRHEMDSEQDKCWVRSMNLVIFAEFTTVRWTFTLEEDGVQVDLDEADFGYRVGEIEVLIPEGGDMRAALDKIERTAKKLGLTGDQRIDGKMSVYLKINHPEHYERLMREHIL, encoded by the exons tttgtgccTGTCAGCGCCAGTTTCACGACCAGTACTTTGACACACCACAATTTCACCTCACTTTAAGAGACGTGTGGCTGCGCAAACGCAAAGGATGCTGGGAGCTGAAGTGTCCGGTTGCAAGAGTGACAGGAGCGGAGGAGACACAATCTGAAGCATCCGCGCTATGTAGTCGCTACAAAGAGATAACCAATTTAAGGGATATTAAGATGAAGCTGATGGAGGTATTAAAGGATATTTGCAAAGATGTGACCAGCCTGGAACAGACGTCCTGCTGTGTGACTGAGAGCTGTCGACATGAGATGGACTCTGAACAAGACAAGTGTTGGGTGAGAAGCATGAATCTTGTCATCTTTGCAGAGTTTACCACAGTGAGGTGGACGTTCACTTTAGAAGAGGATGGCGTGCAGGTAGATCTCGATGAAGCAGATTTTGGCTACCGTGTGGGAGAGATAGAGGTCCTCATACCAGAGGGAGGAGATATGCGGGCCGCCTTGGACAAGATTGAAAGAACAGCAAAGAAACTTG GTTTGACTGGAGATCAGCGCATTGATGGGAAAATGTCTGTTTATCTTAAAATAAACCACCCAGAGCACTACGAAAGACTAATGAGGGAACACATTTTGTGA